The following proteins are co-located in the Robbsia betulipollinis genome:
- a CDS encoding alpha/beta fold hydrolase yields MPKIDIDAPGKEAVELHYEDYGSGKPVVLIHGWPLSGRSWEAQVPALVGAGHRVITYDRRGFGASSQPWSGYDYDTFAADLHALVTHLDLHDATLVGFSMGGGEVARYIATYGTERVAKAVFAAAVPPYLYKSADNPEGGLDDAAIAQFESGVTGDRLAFLEAFSKAFFSVDGALLVSEAQRAHACQVAAFASPKGTLDCIGAFARTDFRQDLAKIAIPTLIIHGDSDGTVPLGVSGARTHKAILGSTLAVIAGAPHGLNLSHPKEFNAHLLRFLAT; encoded by the coding sequence ATGCCCAAGATCGACATCGACGCGCCCGGCAAGGAAGCCGTTGAGCTTCACTATGAGGACTACGGCAGCGGCAAGCCGGTGGTGCTGATCCACGGCTGGCCGTTGAGCGGCCGCTCCTGGGAAGCCCAGGTACCCGCGCTCGTCGGCGCGGGCCATCGTGTGATCACCTACGACCGGCGGGGTTTTGGCGCATCGTCGCAGCCCTGGTCCGGGTACGACTACGATACGTTCGCCGCCGATCTGCATGCGCTGGTGACGCATCTCGATCTCCACGACGCAACCCTCGTCGGTTTTTCGATGGGCGGCGGCGAAGTGGCGCGCTATATCGCCACCTATGGCACCGAACGGGTCGCGAAGGCGGTCTTCGCCGCCGCCGTGCCGCCCTACCTGTACAAAAGCGCCGACAACCCCGAAGGCGGCCTGGACGACGCCGCCATCGCCCAGTTCGAGAGCGGCGTGACGGGCGACCGGCTGGCGTTTCTGGAGGCGTTCAGCAAGGCGTTTTTCAGCGTCGACGGCGCGTTGCTGGTCAGCGAGGCGCAGCGCGCCCATGCCTGTCAGGTCGCCGCGTTCGCCTCGCCCAAAGGCACGCTGGACTGCATCGGCGCGTTTGCCCGCACCGATTTCCGTCAGGATCTCGCCAAGATCGCGATTCCGACGCTCATCATCCACGGCGATTCCGACGGCACGGTGCCGCTGGGGGTCAGCGGCGCGCGTACCCACAAGGCGATTCTGGGCAGCACGCTGGCGGTCATCGCCGGCGCGCCGCACGGCCTGAATCTCTCGCACCCGAAGGAATTCAACGCCCATCTGCTGCGCTTCCTCGCCACCTGA
- a CDS encoding ABC transporter substrate-binding protein: MGGIADAAPLTLRIADQKGNMRAQLEAANALQNLPYRIEWSEFPAAAPLAEALNAGAVDAGIIGDAPLLFSIAAGSQVKAIAVDRSDPYGTAVLVRQGSPLKTAADLKGRSIATGKGSIGHYVALKALQSAGLRSEDVHFRFLAPADARMALASGDVDAWATWEPYTALAETVDHARVLVSGRGLWAGNSFLAATHAALADPARRRALQDYLDRLAASQIWAYRHLDDYSRHLAQIMGFPENVARLQFERRHLRWEALSDQAVTEQQATADFYRQSGLLPKALDVKPTFDRGFTVH, from the coding sequence ATGGGCGGCATCGCAGACGCCGCGCCGCTGACCCTGCGCATCGCCGATCAGAAAGGCAACATGCGCGCGCAGCTGGAAGCCGCGAACGCATTGCAGAACCTGCCGTACAGGATCGAATGGTCGGAATTCCCCGCCGCGGCGCCGCTCGCGGAGGCGTTGAATGCCGGTGCCGTCGACGCCGGCATCATCGGTGATGCGCCCTTGTTGTTCTCGATCGCGGCCGGCTCGCAGGTCAAGGCGATCGCCGTCGACCGGTCGGATCCCTATGGAACCGCCGTGCTCGTCAGACAGGGGTCGCCGCTGAAGACCGCGGCCGATCTGAAAGGCCGCAGCATCGCCACCGGCAAGGGCTCGATCGGCCATTACGTCGCCCTGAAGGCCTTGCAGTCGGCGGGATTGCGCAGCGAGGACGTGCATTTCCGCTTCCTCGCGCCGGCCGATGCGCGCATGGCGCTGGCCAGCGGCGACGTCGACGCCTGGGCCACCTGGGAACCCTATACCGCGCTGGCGGAAACCGTGGATCACGCGCGGGTGCTCGTCAGCGGCCGCGGATTGTGGGCGGGGAACTCGTTCCTGGCCGCCACCCACGCCGCCCTGGCCGACCCGGCACGCCGGCGCGCGCTGCAGGACTATCTCGACCGGCTCGCCGCCTCGCAGATCTGGGCGTACCGGCACCTGGACGACTATTCGCGCCATCTCGCGCAGATCATGGGTTTTCCGGAAAACGTCGCGCGGCTGCAGTTCGAGCGGCGGCATCTGCGCTGGGAGGCGCTATCGGATCAGGCGGTCACGGAACAGCAGGCCACGGCGGATTTTTATCGACAGAGCGGCCTGCTGCCGAAAGCGCTGGATGTGAAGCCGACCTTCGATCGCGGTTTCACGGTGCACTGA
- a CDS encoding sulfonate ABC transporter substrate-binding protein, which translates to MARTALRGFAALLTTVATLVAAVPARADTLRIGYQKYGTMVLLKARGTLEKRLAPQHVTVQWTEFPGGPQLLEGLNVGSVDFGVTGETPPVFAQAAGADLRYVAYEPPAPTSEALVVQHDSTIHSVKDLKGRKVALNKGSNVHYLLVRALREAGLDYGDIQPVYLAPADARAAFERGSVAAWAIWDPFLAAAQKQLHARVLRDGTGLVDNHQFYLATGDYTKRHPEVLEAVVDEIRKVDVDVHDHAEAVTKQVAPLLGLPEDITLLAVQRQGYGAATLSPQVVATQQGIADTFTALKLVPRKLRIDDVVWHPGGSNGVVAAK; encoded by the coding sequence ATGGCTCGCACTGCTTTGCGTGGCTTCGCCGCGTTGCTGACGACGGTCGCGACCCTCGTCGCGGCCGTCCCGGCCCGTGCCGATACGCTGCGCATCGGTTATCAGAAGTACGGCACGATGGTGCTGCTCAAGGCCCGAGGCACGCTCGAGAAACGGCTCGCGCCGCAGCACGTCACCGTGCAATGGACGGAGTTTCCAGGAGGGCCGCAGTTGCTCGAAGGGCTCAACGTCGGGTCGGTCGATTTCGGCGTGACCGGCGAGACGCCGCCCGTGTTCGCGCAGGCCGCGGGCGCGGACCTGCGCTACGTCGCCTATGAACCGCCCGCGCCCACGAGCGAGGCGCTCGTCGTTCAGCATGACTCGACGATCCACTCCGTCAAGGACCTCAAGGGCAGGAAAGTGGCCTTGAACAAGGGCTCCAACGTGCATTACCTGCTGGTGCGCGCACTGCGCGAAGCCGGACTCGACTATGGCGACATCCAGCCGGTCTATCTCGCGCCCGCCGATGCGCGCGCCGCATTCGAGCGGGGCAGCGTTGCCGCATGGGCGATCTGGGACCCGTTCCTGGCCGCCGCCCAGAAACAATTGCACGCACGCGTGCTGCGCGACGGCACCGGCCTGGTGGACAACCACCAGTTCTATCTCGCGACGGGCGACTACACGAAACGCCACCCCGAGGTGCTGGAAGCCGTCGTCGACGAAATCCGCAAGGTGGACGTGGACGTGCACGACCATGCCGAGGCCGTGACGAAGCAAGTCGCGCCGTTGCTGGGATTGCCGGAGGACATCACCCTGCTTGCCGTGCAGCGCCAGGGATATGGCGCGGCCACGCTGTCGCCGCAGGTCGTCGCCACGCAGCAAGGCATTGCCGACACCTTCACGGCGCTCAAGCTGGTGCCCCGGAAACTGCGCATCGACGACGTGGTCTGGCATCCGGGCGGCAGCAATGGCGTCGTGGCCGCGAAGTAA
- the ssuC gene encoding aliphatic sulfonate ABC transporter permease SsuC, translated as MKKTFHDIAYRIAPWVLPVGLLVVWQLAVQVGWLSNRILPAPSAVLAAGVALVRSGEIWQHLAISTWRAGVGFAIGGGIGLVLGFITGLSHWGERLLDSSVQMIRNVPHLALIPLVILWFGIDESAKIFLVALGTVFPIYLNTYHGIRNVDANLVEMARSYGLSGLPLFVQVILPGALPSILVGVRFALGLMWLTLIVAETISASSGIGYLAMNAREFLQTDVVVLAILLYAVLGKLADLAARLLERVCLRWHPAYQPRLELA; from the coding sequence ATGAAAAAGACATTTCACGACATCGCCTATCGCATCGCCCCCTGGGTGCTGCCCGTGGGCCTGCTGGTGGTCTGGCAACTGGCCGTGCAGGTCGGCTGGCTGTCGAACCGGATACTGCCCGCCCCCAGCGCCGTGCTGGCCGCGGGTGTCGCGCTGGTGCGCAGCGGCGAGATCTGGCAGCATCTGGCGATCAGCACCTGGCGCGCCGGGGTCGGTTTCGCGATCGGCGGCGGCATCGGCCTGGTGCTCGGTTTCATCACGGGCCTGTCCCACTGGGGCGAGCGCCTGCTCGACAGCTCGGTACAGATGATCCGGAACGTGCCGCATCTGGCGCTCATTCCGCTGGTCATCCTGTGGTTCGGCATCGACGAAAGCGCCAAGATCTTCCTGGTGGCGCTGGGCACGGTGTTCCCGATCTATCTCAATACCTATCACGGCATCCGCAACGTCGACGCGAACCTCGTCGAGATGGCGCGCAGCTACGGTCTCTCGGGCCTGCCGCTGTTCGTCCAGGTCATCCTGCCCGGCGCCCTGCCGTCGATCCTTGTCGGCGTGCGCTTCGCGCTGGGCCTGATGTGGCTCACCCTGATCGTCGCGGAAACCATTTCCGCCAGTTCGGGCATCGGCTATCTCGCGATGAACGCGCGCGAGTTCCTGCAGACCGATGTCGTGGTGCTGGCGATCCTTCTCTACGCCGTACTCGGCAAACTGGCCGACCTGGCCGCGCGGCTGCTGGAGCGGGTGTGCCTGCGCTGGCATCCGGCCTACCAACCGCGTCTGGAGCTGGCATGA
- the ssuB gene encoding aliphatic sulfonates ABC transporter ATP-binding protein gives MTSDHREAATSVDRPGAHAGPGRGIALTLDAVDKRFGARHVLRNIDLQVPAGQFVAIVGRSGCGKSTLLRLLAGLDAAYGGQLLADGASLAAARQDSRLMFQDARLLPWKRVIANVGLGLSGNWREAALHALEAVGLADRANEWPAALSGGQKQRVALARALVHRPRLLLLDEPLGALDALTRIEMQQLIERLWREQGFTVLLVTHDVSEAVAVADRVILVEEGRIGLDLLVDLPRPRPRGSADLAALEASVLDRVMAPPEREPAPRKETAVVRHTGWRQAAAK, from the coding sequence ATGACATCCGATCATCGAGAAGCAGCGACCTCCGTGGACCGCCCGGGCGCCCACGCCGGCCCGGGACGCGGCATCGCGCTGACGCTGGACGCCGTCGACAAGCGCTTCGGCGCGCGGCACGTCCTGCGCAATATCGATCTGCAGGTGCCCGCCGGACAGTTCGTCGCCATCGTCGGACGCAGCGGCTGCGGCAAGAGCACCCTGCTGCGCCTGCTGGCCGGGCTGGACGCCGCCTATGGCGGACAGCTGCTCGCCGACGGCGCGTCGCTCGCCGCGGCGCGGCAGGACAGCCGCCTGATGTTCCAGGACGCCCGCCTGCTGCCGTGGAAGCGGGTCATCGCCAACGTCGGTCTGGGCCTGTCGGGCAACTGGCGCGAGGCGGCGCTGCACGCGCTGGAGGCGGTGGGGCTTGCGGACCGCGCCAACGAATGGCCGGCGGCGCTGTCCGGGGGACAGAAACAGCGCGTCGCGCTGGCGCGCGCGCTGGTGCACCGCCCGCGCCTGCTGCTGCTCGACGAGCCGCTCGGCGCGCTGGATGCGCTGACCCGCATCGAGATGCAGCAACTGATCGAACGACTCTGGCGCGAACAGGGTTTCACGGTGCTGCTGGTCACGCACGACGTGAGCGAGGCGGTCGCGGTGGCGGACCGGGTGATCCTGGTGGAAGAGGGGCGCATCGGGCTGGACCTGCTGGTCGACCTGCCGCGGCCGCGGCCGCGCGGGTCCGCGGATCTGGCGGCGCTGGAAGCGAGCGTTCTGGACCGCGTCATGGCACCGCCGGAACGCGAGCCGGCGCCGCGCAAGGAAACCGCCGTTGTCCGCCACACCGGCTGGCGACAGGCCGCGGCGAAGTAA
- a CDS encoding MFS transporter, translating into MVSRELPNPSPPRPVPGRPAQFSTRIAFFVAGFGVSAWAPLVPFAKARAGLDDGALGLLLLCIGVGSILAMPVAGGLASRFGCRRVIGCAALAMCAMLPLLAVVAVLPLLAIALFLFGVALGCLDCTVNIQAVIVERASGKTMMSGFHGLYSLGGIVGAAGMTGLLSAGVPPPGAALCVSALAAIATVRAAAQALDYGSARSGPAFAMPRGIVLFIGVLCFIVFLTEGAMLDWSAVFLSSVRQVPSAYAGLGYVAFAATMTAGRLTGDAVVSRFGKHAVVAGGALLAAAGLALATTVPGWPATLAGYALVGAGCANIVPVMYSLCGRQTTMPENIAVPAISTLGYAGILAGPALIGFLAHGTSLSFALFGVAALLLGVAASARLLRI; encoded by the coding sequence ATGGTATCGCGCGAGCTTCCGAATCCCTCCCCGCCACGCCCCGTTCCGGGGCGGCCCGCGCAGTTCTCGACGCGCATCGCCTTTTTCGTCGCCGGCTTCGGCGTCTCCGCCTGGGCGCCGCTGGTGCCGTTCGCCAAGGCGCGCGCCGGTCTGGATGACGGTGCCCTCGGTCTGCTGCTGCTGTGCATCGGCGTGGGCTCGATCCTGGCGATGCCGGTGGCGGGCGGGCTCGCGAGCCGCTTCGGGTGTCGCCGCGTGATCGGTTGCGCGGCGCTGGCGATGTGCGCGATGCTGCCGCTGCTCGCCGTCGTCGCCGTGCTGCCGCTGCTCGCCATCGCACTGTTTCTGTTCGGCGTCGCGCTCGGTTGTCTGGACTGCACGGTGAACATCCAGGCGGTGATCGTCGAGCGCGCCAGTGGCAAAACCATGATGTCGGGTTTTCATGGGCTTTACAGTCTGGGCGGGATCGTCGGCGCCGCGGGGATGACGGGGCTGCTCAGCGCCGGCGTGCCGCCACCGGGCGCCGCGCTGTGCGTGAGCGCCCTGGCCGCGATCGCCACCGTACGGGCGGCGGCGCAGGCGCTGGACTATGGCAGCGCGCGCAGCGGTCCCGCTTTCGCGATGCCGCGCGGCATCGTCCTCTTCATCGGCGTGCTCTGTTTCATCGTCTTCCTCACCGAAGGCGCCATGCTGGACTGGAGCGCGGTGTTCCTGAGCAGCGTGCGCCAGGTGCCGTCGGCCTACGCGGGCCTGGGATACGTCGCCTTCGCGGCGACCATGACCGCCGGCCGTCTGACCGGCGATGCGGTCGTGAGCCGTTTCGGCAAGCACGCGGTCGTGGCCGGCGGCGCGCTGCTCGCGGCCGCAGGGCTGGCGCTCGCCACCACCGTCCCCGGCTGGCCCGCCACGCTCGCGGGATACGCCCTGGTGGGCGCCGGCTGCGCCAATATCGTGCCCGTCATGTATTCGCTGTGCGGCCGCCAGACCACGATGCCCGAGAACATCGCGGTGCCCGCGATCAGCACGCTCGGCTATGCCGGCATCCTCGCCGGGCCGGCCTTGATCGGTTTCCTGGCCCATGGCACCAGCCTGTCTTTCGCGCTGTTCGGGGTCGCCGCGCTGCTGCTCGGCGTGGCGGCGAGCGCGCGGCTGCTGCGGATCTGA
- a CDS encoding DeoR/GlpR family DNA-binding transcription regulator, with product MSNEEDIAMIGDTPMIPDQRREMMLRQLRKHQVLSVHQLVDMFRCSHMTVRRDIALLEQEGRAYSVTGGVRIASQVHSEPSHRLKAVAELPQKQAMARLAAGLLRPDMTVYLDAGTSTLEIVRYITALAGMTVVTNDFGIVQSLADATHVNVIHTGGLLDHPNRSCVGGLAVATLRQIATDIAFMSTSSWDLHRGITTPSALKVEVKQVAMHSASQSVLVASSTKYGTFSMYRIAGLDQFDTIISDTDLGAAAADGIRKQGMELMLAALAEGAPARAGTGR from the coding sequence ATGTCTAACGAAGAGGACATCGCCATGATCGGCGATACGCCGATGATCCCGGATCAGCGCCGCGAGATGATGTTGCGTCAGCTCCGCAAGCACCAGGTATTGAGCGTGCATCAGCTCGTGGACATGTTCCGGTGTTCGCATATGACCGTGCGCCGCGACATCGCCCTGCTCGAACAAGAGGGACGGGCCTATTCGGTGACGGGCGGCGTGCGCATCGCCAGCCAGGTGCACAGCGAGCCGAGCCACCGGCTCAAGGCCGTGGCCGAGTTGCCGCAGAAGCAGGCGATGGCGCGTCTCGCCGCCGGGCTGCTGCGGCCCGACATGACGGTTTATCTGGACGCGGGCACCAGCACGCTTGAAATCGTGCGCTACATCACGGCGCTGGCGGGCATGACCGTGGTCACCAATGATTTCGGGATCGTTCAGTCGCTGGCCGACGCGACCCACGTGAACGTCATTCACACCGGCGGCCTGCTCGACCACCCGAACCGCTCGTGCGTCGGGGGCCTGGCCGTCGCGACGCTGCGCCAGATCGCCACCGACATCGCCTTCATGTCGACCAGTTCCTGGGATCTGCATCGCGGCATCACCACGCCGTCGGCGCTCAAGGTGGAGGTGAAGCAGGTGGCGATGCACTCCGCGTCGCAGAGCGTGCTGGTCGCCAGCAGCACCAAGTACGGTACCTTCAGCATGTACCGCATCGCGGGCCTCGACCAGTTCGACACGATCATCAGCGACACCGATCTGGGTGCGGCCGCCGCCGATGGCATCCGCAAGCAGGGGATGGAACTGATGCTGGCCGCGCTCGCCGAGGGCGCTCCGGCCAGAGCGGGGACGGGCCGCTGA
- a CDS encoding M20 family metallopeptidase: MPIVDPVALTQSLVTFNSVNPPGDEEACARFLKTVLDELGFQTVLHRFGARRFNLVATLAGRRGDAANGDANAPLGFTGHLDTVPLGNADWTQDPHGGRIVDGRLYGRGTSDMKAGIASFIAACAPMMDALRDGSGLQLILTGGEETGCDGAKALRAEQPALLKQLGALIVGEPTENRVVIGHKGALWLKAVARGVTAHGAMPQEGVNAIYGAARAITRIQTFEMGEPHPRMGAPTLNVGTVAGGLNINSVPDHAEFSIDMRTVPGIDHACLTTRLHHHIGDVALSPIIDLPSVYSDPEQSWVARMTALAEDLVGPSGPVRTVQYFTDAAVLQPACGYPPTIIVGPGESTMAHKTDEYCRVDRLHQAVSLYGAILADWVQQ; the protein is encoded by the coding sequence ATGCCCATCGTCGATCCCGTCGCCCTGACGCAAAGCCTGGTGACATTCAACTCGGTCAATCCGCCCGGTGATGAAGAGGCATGCGCGCGGTTCCTGAAAACCGTGCTCGATGAACTGGGGTTTCAGACCGTCCTGCATCGTTTCGGCGCGCGTCGCTTCAACCTCGTCGCCACGCTCGCCGGCAGGAGGGGCGACGCCGCAAACGGGGACGCGAACGCTCCTCTGGGGTTCACGGGGCACCTGGACACCGTGCCGCTCGGCAATGCCGACTGGACGCAGGATCCGCACGGAGGACGGATCGTCGACGGACGTCTGTATGGCCGTGGCACGAGCGACATGAAGGCGGGCATCGCGAGCTTCATCGCCGCCTGCGCGCCGATGATGGATGCCTTGCGTGACGGCAGCGGCTTGCAGCTCATCCTCACGGGGGGCGAGGAAACCGGATGCGATGGCGCGAAGGCGCTGCGGGCGGAGCAGCCGGCGCTGCTGAAGCAGCTGGGCGCCCTGATCGTCGGCGAGCCCACGGAGAACCGCGTCGTCATCGGACATAAAGGCGCGCTGTGGCTGAAGGCCGTCGCGCGTGGCGTGACCGCGCACGGCGCGATGCCGCAGGAAGGCGTCAACGCCATCTACGGCGCGGCCCGTGCCATCACCCGCATTCAAACTTTCGAGATGGGGGAGCCGCATCCGCGGATGGGCGCGCCCACGCTCAATGTCGGCACGGTCGCCGGCGGGTTGAACATCAATTCGGTGCCCGACCACGCGGAGTTTTCCATCGACATGCGGACCGTGCCGGGCATCGATCATGCGTGCCTGACGACGCGACTGCACCATCACATCGGCGACGTCGCGCTGTCGCCCATCATCGATCTGCCCTCTGTCTATTCCGATCCGGAACAGTCCTGGGTCGCGCGAATGACCGCCCTCGCCGAAGACCTCGTCGGGCCGTCGGGCCCGGTACGCACGGTCCAGTATTTTACCGATGCCGCCGTACTGCAACCCGCCTGCGGGTATCCGCCGACGATCATCGTGGGGCCGGGAGAGTCCACGATGGCGCACAAAACGGACGAATACTGCCGCGTCGACCGTCTTCACCAGGCGGTGAGTCTGTATGGCGCGATCCTCGCCGACTGGGTACAGCAGTGA
- a CDS encoding glutamine amidotransferase, whose product MTRRSVLLAGESWTSTATHIKGFDQFPTVTYHNGAKTFLAAVKDSPYDVQHMPSHEAQEDFPTTLEGLLRYDAIILSDIGANTLLLHPDTWAKSARTPNRLKLLREYVAAGKGLMMIGGYLSFQGINGVARYRNTPVEEVLPVRCLPYDDRCEVPEGFTPELVADHPITANLGSAWPHLLGYNEVEVKPGATVIARVPETGHPLLVAGTHGKGRTLAWTSDISHHWLPPEFSDWEGNATLWLNCLSWLTSQ is encoded by the coding sequence ATGACACGTCGTTCCGTATTACTCGCCGGCGAAAGCTGGACCAGTACCGCCACGCACATCAAGGGATTCGATCAGTTTCCCACCGTGACCTATCACAATGGCGCGAAGACATTCCTGGCGGCCGTCAAGGACAGCCCCTACGACGTGCAGCACATGCCCAGTCATGAGGCGCAGGAGGACTTTCCGACCACGCTCGAAGGCCTGCTGCGGTACGACGCGATCATCCTGTCGGACATCGGCGCCAACACGTTGCTGCTGCATCCCGATACGTGGGCGAAAAGCGCGCGCACGCCGAATCGACTGAAACTGCTGCGCGAATACGTTGCGGCGGGCAAGGGTCTGATGATGATCGGCGGTTATCTCAGTTTCCAGGGAATCAATGGGGTGGCCCGGTACCGCAACACGCCCGTCGAAGAGGTGTTACCGGTGCGCTGCCTCCCCTACGACGACCGGTGCGAAGTGCCGGAAGGATTCACGCCGGAGCTGGTGGCCGATCATCCCATCACGGCCAACCTCGGCAGCGCCTGGCCGCATCTGCTCGGCTACAACGAGGTCGAGGTCAAGCCCGGCGCGACGGTGATTGCGCGGGTGCCGGAGACGGGACACCCGCTGCTGGTCGCCGGGACCCATGGCAAGGGCAGAACGCTTGCCTGGACGAGCGACATTTCGCACCACTGGCTGCCCCCGGAGTTCTCCGACTGGGAAGGCAACGCGACGCTCTGGCTGAACTGCCTCTCCTGGCTCACGTCGCAGTAG
- a CDS encoding phosphotriesterase family protein: MTSLFQPFPSGGPAIGVESGQVMTVTGPIPVEKMGVTLMHEHILVDASGKWVPPSCCGERDIAEQKVHIGILGALRMNPLMNLDNCRLFDPEVAIEELMIYRGLGGETVVDPTNLGIGRDPAALQMISRRTGLNIVMSTGFYLEPSHPFYVDEKSVEALADQLIFDVGGADERPEVLAGLIGEIGVSAAFTANEEKSLRAAARASAATRVPLSVHLPGWVRHGHRVLDIVEREGADLRHTVLCHMNPSLRDHAYQHSLAERGAWLEYDMIGMDYYYADEDAQSPSDEENARAIVALIDAGFIGNLLLSQDVFLKTMLTRFGGHGYGYILKHFVPRLRRLGVTGAQLETLLVVNPQRVFSARRPGALVNTARRQSAP, encoded by the coding sequence ATGACCTCTCTCTTTCAGCCCTTCCCTTCCGGTGGTCCGGCCATCGGCGTGGAAAGCGGGCAGGTCATGACCGTCACGGGTCCCATTCCGGTCGAGAAAATGGGCGTGACGCTGATGCACGAGCACATCCTGGTGGATGCCTCGGGCAAGTGGGTGCCGCCCAGTTGTTGCGGCGAGCGCGATATCGCCGAACAAAAGGTCCACATCGGCATTCTCGGTGCGCTGCGGATGAATCCGCTGATGAATCTGGATAACTGCAGGTTGTTCGATCCCGAAGTGGCGATCGAGGAGTTGATGATCTACCGCGGTCTGGGCGGCGAAACCGTGGTCGACCCGACCAATCTCGGAATTGGACGCGACCCCGCCGCGCTGCAGATGATTTCACGTCGTACCGGATTGAACATCGTCATGTCCACCGGTTTTTATCTCGAGCCGTCGCATCCTTTTTACGTCGACGAAAAATCGGTGGAGGCCCTGGCCGATCAGCTGATCTTCGACGTTGGCGGCGCAGATGAACGGCCCGAGGTACTGGCGGGTCTCATCGGCGAAATCGGCGTCTCGGCGGCATTTACCGCGAACGAAGAAAAATCCCTGCGCGCGGCGGCGCGCGCGAGCGCGGCAACCCGGGTGCCGCTTTCCGTCCATCTTCCGGGCTGGGTTCGTCACGGCCACCGGGTGCTGGATATCGTGGAACGCGAAGGGGCGGACCTCCGGCATACGGTGCTCTGTCACATGAACCCCAGTTTGCGCGATCACGCCTACCAGCACAGCCTGGCCGAGCGGGGTGCATGGCTCGAATACGACATGATCGGCATGGACTACTACTATGCCGACGAAGATGCCCAGTCGCCATCGGACGAGGAAAACGCCCGCGCGATCGTCGCGTTGATCGACGCGGGATTCATCGGGAACCTGCTGCTGTCGCAGGACGTCTTTCTGAAAACGATGCTGACCCGGTTCGGTGGTCACGGGTATGGCTACATTCTCAAGCATTTCGTGCCCCGGCTACGGCGCCTGGGGGTCACGGGCGCTCAACTGGAGACATTGCTGGTGGTCAATCCCCAGCGCGTCTTCAGCGCCCGACGCCCAGGCGCACTCGTGAACACCGCTCGCAGGCAATCTGCTCCGTAA
- a CDS encoding ABC transporter permease translates to MDIAMEKKTTTRRHDLSHFLSRNAGVASIAGFFLCCVVVFSLAAGTFLTSGNLINILRQSAPLLIVAAAMTFVITTSGIDLSVGSVVALVGAIAAIALRAGVPDLVVIIGGLVLGASIGAVNGYFVAFAGMPAFIVTLGTLSVVRGIALLLTQGYSIPVSGTGIFTQLGRGRILGLPAPALIAIAVLLVAWLTLRHTRFGRYVVGIGTNAEGTRRSGINVRRVTMQVYMLSGAAAGLAGMIETARLGSGSSNQGGGFELAVITAVVLGSTNLFGGRGTILGTLLGTLTIAVLGNGLILVNVSPFYTQIIQGAIMILAIWLNTRIFTPQRRKKA, encoded by the coding sequence ATGGATATCGCGATGGAGAAAAAAACGACGACCCGCCGCCATGATCTGTCCCACTTCCTTTCGCGCAATGCGGGGGTCGCCAGCATTGCCGGATTCTTCCTGTGCTGTGTCGTGGTCTTCTCGCTGGCGGCCGGGACGTTCCTGACAAGCGGGAATCTGATCAATATCCTCCGCCAGAGCGCACCGCTCCTGATCGTCGCGGCGGCAATGACGTTCGTGATCACGACCAGCGGCATCGATCTGTCCGTCGGTTCGGTGGTGGCATTGGTCGGGGCGATCGCGGCGATCGCGTTGCGGGCCGGCGTGCCCGACCTGGTGGTCATCATCGGCGGTCTGGTCCTCGGCGCGTCCATCGGCGCGGTGAACGGGTATTTCGTCGCGTTCGCCGGCATGCCGGCCTTCATCGTGACATTGGGCACGCTATCCGTCGTGCGGGGAATCGCGCTCCTGTTGACGCAGGGCTATTCGATACCGGTGAGCGGAACGGGCATCTTCACTCAGCTGGGCCGCGGCCGCATCCTGGGACTGCCCGCGCCGGCGCTGATCGCGATCGCGGTTTTGCTCGTCGCCTGGCTGACATTGCGACACACGCGTTTCGGACGCTATGTCGTGGGGATCGGAACGAATGCGGAAGGCACCCGTCGTTCGGGCATCAACGTACGGCGCGTGACGATGCAGGTCTATATGCTGAGCGGGGCCGCGGCGGGACTTGCGGGAATGATCGAAACGGCGCGCCTGGGCAGCGGCTCGTCCAATCAGGGCGGCGGATTCGAACTGGCGGTCATCACCGCCGTGGTGCTCGGCAGCACGAATCTGTTCGGCGGGCGCGGAACGATCCTGGGGACCCTGCTCGGCACGCTGACCATCGCGGTCCTGGGCAACGGCCTGATCCTGGTCAACGTCTCGCCGTTTTATACGCAGATCATTCAAGGCGCAATCATGATCCTGGCAATCTGGCTCAATACCCGCATCTTCACGCCGCAGCGTCGAAAGAAGGCCTGA